Proteins from a single region of Gasterosteus aculeatus chromosome Y, fGasAcu3.hap1.1, whole genome shotgun sequence:
- the LOC144391344 gene encoding uncharacterized protein LOC144391344, with translation MGNTQQRGLWNCQSATRKADFISGFAIEQSLDFLALTETWITPENTSTPAALSSAFSFSHTPRPTGSLGHFLEELDILLSNFPENGPPLILLGDFNIQTEKSSDLLHLLSSFALSLSPSPPTHKAGNHLDYIFTRNCSTTNLSVTPLHVSDHFFISYSLPLSITNKPPSLTNSIPARRNIRSLSPSSLASSVLSALPSTESFSLLHPNAAAETLLSTLSSSLDSLCPLTTRRTGKSPPALWLSQPVRAMRATMRAPERRWRKCKRPDDLLEFQSLLSSFSASISAAKSSFYQSRIESSFSNPKKLFSIFSNLLEPPTPPPPSTLLPGDFVNYFTKKIADIRSSFSNPPPTSRVPPTSPPSPSLSSFTALSPNQILTLVTSARPTTCPLDPIPSHCNNLLDPHQSGFKTTDLSSSI, from the exons ATGGGGAACACTCAGCAAA gaggtctctggaactgccagtcagcgactcgcaaggcagacttcatctccggcttcgctatcgagcagtcactcgacttcctcgctctcaccgagacctggatcacacctgagaacacatccaccccagccgctctctcctccgccttctccttcagccacactcccaggcccactg gctccttaggtcatttcttggaagaactggacattctcctgtctaatttccccgaaaatggacctccgctcatcctcctgggtgacttcaacatccagacagagaagtcatctgacctcttacacctactttcttccttcgctctgtcactcagtccctctcctcctactcacaaagccggcaatcaccttgactacatctttactagaaactgctctaccaccaacctctctgtaactccacttcatgtgtctgatcacttcttcatctcttactcccttccactctctataactaacaaacctccctcattgactaactctataccggctcgtcgcaatattcgctccctctctccctcctcgctggcatcctctgttctatcagctctcccttcaactgaatccttctcactcttgcatccgaacgctgctgcagagactctcctctcaactctttcctcctctctagactctctctgccctcttacgacacgacggactggcaaatcccctccggctctgtggctgtctcaaccggtccgtgccatgagagccaccatgcgagcgccggaaaggagatggcgtaaatgtaaacgacctgacgacctgcttgaatttcaatctctcctctcctcgttttctgcttctatctctgctgccaaaagctctttctaccaatccagaatcgaatcctcattctctaaccccaaaaaactcttctcgatcttctccaatctcctcgaaccccctacccctcctcccccctccacccttcttccgggagactttgtcaactacttcaccaagaaaatagctgacatacgctcctccttctcaaacccacctcctacttctcgcgtcccaccgacctcacctccttcgccctcactttcctctttcaccgccctctctcctaaccaaattcttaccctagtaacctctgcccgtccgaccacctgccctcttgaccccattccatcacactgtaacaacctccttgacccccaccagtcaggtttcaag ACCACAGACCTGTCCTCGTCCATCTGA